Below is a genomic region from Henckelia pumila isolate YLH828 chromosome 3, ASM3356847v2, whole genome shotgun sequence.
ATTGTTCATTCGAACAATCTCAAATAATGTCAAATGATAAAGAAGACTTGCAGTTTAATAGGAACTCCTTGTTTTTTGTTTAAAGAATAGATTTTTTTGTAACAAaattaccaataaatcaaccataGAAAGTTACTAAAAGATTAATTCTACAAAATTTCCAACCTAGAAATTCTTtgagtcaatttttttttctacatTTGGTAGAACTACATATTTAGTAACTTCAATTCTACGGTTGATTTATCGGTAACACACAGAAAATATATTCATAGTTTAAAATgtgagagtttttttttttttggaaatatgTGAAAGTTAGATCCTTATTTAATCATCATTCAATTATAATTTTCTTACATGTAATAATGTAAAAGATTAAATCAATGgaaatacatacatacatatattaaTTAGTGCATGTTTTATCTTAAATATTAAGCTAACTTACACTTGTTAATAAAATTTACACGTGCAGtagatttaatttaatttagaatttcatattatattaaattatttaaaaatatttatgcttcattattttataactatttttaaaattaatttattcagtatttattccaaaaaaatcaaaattattattgtagtacaaattaatattttcaagCTTATTATTGGAAGGCGTTTCAAGACTATCAGATTTCGATCCAttaaatttttagtatgatgaaaaatttatattaaaaaattgagTTTTTACATTttgtaatatattaattaatattaataccATGCATTAATTGACCGGACTTTGATAACAATTATTTTTGAAAGTTCAGGTTGAAGGAAAATGTATAGTAAAAAATCCAAATTCGTACATTTGATGGGATCACACAGTGACCATAGACTTTGGCCAgttgttaaatttaattaattttgttgGACTTCCGAAATTGCTTTATTTATGAATTAAAAAcgcattataattttttttttgtaggtaATGATATTAAAAACAATTGGccggtctttttttttttttgaataaatgtCTTGAAATAGTTTTAATGTATCGCTTTCATAAAGTCTGAGTGCGACAACGTATCAGTTATAAAAACCAATTCGTGAAGACAACGTATCAGTTATATATATCagcaggaaaaaaaaaaaacgagtcTGCAACATGTCGTATACGATACTGCACATTAAACAATCACACTTTTCACAATATATAACAATACTaacaataacaaaattaaaGGATTTCTTGAAATAATCtatcatatatatgtatttatattttagcgGTGAGAAAGTTTGTTATGATTCAGTTTTGATAAATCCGAAAAACCTCACCAAAATTGAGTTATTGAATTATTGGTGTTAGAATCTTAATTAGATGGACGATGGATCATctgtttttattataatttttgcttttaaaaaatgTGTAACATTATTAATCAttcctttaattttaaaaaatgcatGCATGGTATGTGGTGAAATACCAAATTTTCGTCTCGAAAATAATCGGGAACTCGTACTCGACATCTTTCGGAACCCGAATATTCGGAATCCCATAGAGTAAGAAGAAAAAATCTCGAAATTTATTTAATGTTCAAGATTTCGtctaaattatttttgattattttattaaaaaatactatttagaaatttatatttctgaataaaaaaataaatattcaacttaaaacatataatattaaaatatttcagaTAGTGTTTCAAAGTTTTGTCAAGAGAAGAACATAATGTTGTTCatcggataattattaataaaatattcggaTATAAATTACTACATAATttttgttaaatagattgtcaaattGCATCTCTTATTCTCTACATATTTGTtcttttaattataaatatgaattaagtccaaaaaaattataaatatgaattaattaaattattgatttaattttttaaaaataaacaaaaataaaatattattttgtgattCTACGATTCGATTGtttcaacaataaaaaaattatgcgAATTTAAGTCTACAATTCGATCGTTTCAGGacgggtcgggaatcccgtcgggaTAAAGTTTTATTTCCAATCCCTCCAGATATTAATCTGGACaagaaaaatctcaaaaattcagGTCGAAAAAATATCGGGtttagattttttttcaaaatagaaATGGAATGAGATTCAAGCACAATCGGGATTTCGACAATTTTTTGCACCCCTAGTATTTAGCATGCACATGGAGCATTGATAAGATAAAATCTCGATTCGTGGAGTATTTATTgaagttattttttaaatacaaaaatataaACACATGCATAAATAGTCGTGACCATTTTCGAACATAGTTCAAAGTTGAATACTTGAAAAACTCAATAAAGCATACATTTATATATTTGATGATCTCTCTTGACTTTGTATTTTTCAACTCTCATTGGCctttggttttatttccaaatCGAATGAATCAACTCAATCCAActatcaaaaataaattaattgaaataatttgatttatacagaACCAAACTAATCGTATAAATTTGACACAAAAAAATTATCGAacttaaataatcaaatatactAAAATGACCGAATTGACTAAACTACAGcagcataataataataataataataataataataataataatatgggAGGATTTTTTCCaccaaatatgatttttttaagggTAGGTCTCTAATGAGACAATCCCACGAATTTTTATCCATGAGATAGATTAACTCTAAACacatttacaataaaaaattattcttttttCATTGGTGGTCGAAATAAGAGTTCATCCCACGAAATTGACTCATAACATTAATGCTATCTTGAGAGGAAATTACTTTTTTGAAAATACCAAAACATCAtagcattaaattaaattaatttagtttAACACTAACATTCCACGATAATAGCCAAGGTGCTCAATTTTTAAGTGTAATAACGGTTATTTCATTTTGTAATCTAATTGCAAAATAAATCTAAGGATGCGCCGGTCAGTCTGagacaatagcttgtttaaactttaatttattgaatcttaacataatatatgaaattttaaataatttccccttttattataattttttttttagaaataaaacaTTGTCGGAagggtgaaaaaaaaaaagaaaggatcaGAAGTGTGGACTGTGGGTTGGTAATCATTCTCTAAAAAAATTACTGACAAAATGATCATTCGAAATTTCTGACCGTTGAGTCCCCATTGCGAGGCGATGTATCTAAATCTTGTCCCAATTTCTTGAAACAcggataaattttcaaaatctgCCTGAAACCTcaatatttccaaaaaaaaaaaaaatcatctaaTGGGTTGTGTTTCATCGAAACAAATCAAGAAAGAAGCAGAAGAACAAAATCTTGACGCAAAATTAGAAGATGACACCAAACATTTAGTGTCTCTCACTTCAAGCACTTATGGTGTCTTGAATCTTGAAGCTGAAACTCAACAGAAGAAGAAGCAAGAATCGCAGCAGCAGAAGAAGAAGGTTCAAAAATGTCGGAAGCTGGATGCGAAGACGTCGCCGCCTCGCGAAGAGCCTGCAGAGATCATTAATACATGGGAGCTTATGAAGGGTCTTGAAGAAGAAGTACTGCCGGTTTGTGTTCAAGCCATGATCAGCCCAAAATCGAGTCTTCTTTTGCGTGGTTTTTTGGATATTGATAGAATCAGTCCTCTGAAATTTTTGAATCAAATGGGTTCTCCAAGAAAGTTAAAAAGGTTTGCTGGAAAGGAGAATAAGGGAAGAGTTATTCATGGTGTAGGGTCATTGGAAAATAGCCCAAAAATGGTATTGAAAGAATGCAATAAATCGATGGATAATTGTCTGAGGCCATCTCCAAATGGCGAGGTGATTTCTGCAAAGAGGAGCTTAGGCAAAGTTTTTTGTCCTAAAGTTGTGGCATCTGTTAAGAAAAATGTGTCTGAAGAGGAACAAGACATCAAGAAGATCATTTCAACTTCGTCGACCCCGACCTCACGAATGGCAACAAATTACTCCCAAGATTCGGATACCCTTTTCGATATGTACGGCGAAAAATGCCCACCAGGTGGTGAAAATGCTGTTGTATTATACACCACCACTTTGAGGAGCATTAGGAAGACGTTCGAAGATTGCAACGCCACCCGATCAATCATCGAATCTCACCACGTTCGGATGTTTGAACGCGACGTATCTTTGCATTCGCCATTCAAGGAAGAACTGAGAGCGCTGATGGGCACCAAGGATGTGAAATTACCTCTAGTTTTTGTCAAGGGGAGAATGATAGGTGGGGTTGATGAAATGGTCAGGTTGGATGAGGAGGGCAAATTGGACATTTTACTGCATGGGATCCCGAGGGAGACCGTTCGGTGTCGGGGTTGTGCCGGGATCCGGTTTATTATGTGTAAAGATTGCGGAGGGAGTAGTAAGATTTTGGGTGAAGATGGGAAGAAGAGCTTGAAGTGTAAAGAGTGTAACGAGAATGGATTGATTTTATGTTCATTGTGTTGTTAACCTTGTGAAGTTAAGTGTTTTTGACTTAAAATATTCTTGAATTATTCATATGTTCTACTTAGAATGGAGAAATTTTGAAGTGTGaaaacattttatttatgcGGTATTATTATACTCTTATTACTAATAATGATATTGAGAAATGAAAAGACGCtttcaaacaaaaaaatgaaaatgaaaagaCAACGAGAATTCATGTACTAATTATCATTTTTTGCATCATGATAAACTTTCAAAACAAAATCTAAGTGTGAATAATCAGAATAATTCATGTCACGAATACAAATCTGCAACCGTctcaaaataaacataatcatcTTTAAACATAGTATTCAAAGATAACTGAGGCAATCTCACAAATCTACGTCTATAAAACCAATAAATCCTATTTATATCTGCAACGAAataataatttctaatataaGATCGATGGTTTTTGTGTTATCATTATTGGACCGCCTCCAATTATACAAAATTATAACATAAAATCGGTGGTtaatgttgaaaaatattattattattaatattatgttgaatattgaatgttgaatgttgaatattgagttgtaaaatgtgaaaaattagtgtgtgatgatgtagatgatgatgtatttatttttggactaatctcaaatgtgaatctataaataggtcttcatttgtgatgaaaaatacaattgagttgagagaaaaatattgtaaagtgtagagtttgatatattttgagttttggagtatttactttttaccgtaaatttttactttttcacaacacgttatcagcacgatcgctcgtaggttctctatattttccgacgctccaaaatacaaaaagaagtcaaaaatattcaacaagtaagaattgttattttactgtttatatatttttattgtgtatatattaatatataatatcatgttatgaaaaaataagttttttttcaaaacttgttataaatcctgggaggatgttaagacgacatcccacactcccggtaaaggatacgacaagtataaaagtcTCTAAGGTTCTTAaacaatataatcatatttgtataatttcatgttattatataaaaggttgtctacgacaccgatcttataataatttgatatgatatactatacctgactttatactaaatatattggtataatttcacaatattatataaaaagctGTCTActacaccgatcttataataatgtgatatgatatactatacctgactttatactaactatattggtataatttcataatattatataaaaggatgtctacggtaccgaccttataataaaatgatatgatatacataattatttaattatgattatcattatatgcatcacatgattatcacgattttttattcaacacatactcgattttattccttacccccaacggtcacaaacggtaacaaacggctagtttttgttctataaatatgctcactcaaactcattttcaatcacaccaaatttactctttctctcaaaaaaaaaaaatttcctcggtttttttcgaagatgaagatgatggcatttataaggctatttttcataacgactatgatcatcatgctcacgagtcttgtactcaccaacgattttccaccacatacttttttctctatttgtacacgtacttgtactcatcgtttatccattattttgtattgtcatattaatgaaaattaacttataaaatgcattgttatttttctagtaccaccatgtcaaatttggcaaagttTAAATTCGTTGCTctcgatatcactagaaaagagCAAAGAAATgttaatgagaaatcatcaatcccgactcaATGTATCTacggcatttccagaagcaaatgtcgtaagtaaaaatgaaaaccaaaatcaaaggcataaactAGATTTTGGTTGAGGTCGAGGTCGAGGTCGAGGATGTGGTGATGAacgtggacgtagaaatgatcgTGGTCGTGGTTATGGCCgtgaatatgaaaataatcgagatagttactttaataactaatctcaaaagaacgtcacgaaccacccaaaaaggcagcatgaaaatatgagtgaaaataaaaatcactcaaaaagatatgagagtgtttgttataaatgtggcactccaagacattggtcatgtacccctgagcacttatgtaagctctttaaagtatcgataaaggaaaaagaaaaagagaccaattttgttgaaaacagtaaccatttaagtggttcaacttatttcaatgctgccgattttttcaaatgatttcgagaacattgattaatatattggtgggactgaaatgtaacatgctatatttttcatgcattcttatgaaacatgttatatttttcatatatatattatccttgattttatttattgcatttttgaagtatgaaaaatgctatgagcaaaaaTAAACccatggaagtttgcatacccgatagtggtacaacgcacaccattctccgagataaaagatatttcttggaattaaaatcaacaaatacaatggtgaatacaatatcaggtcctgtagacatgattgaaggttgtggaaaagcacattttttgttacctaatggtacaaatttttttataaatgatgctttatattcaccaggatcaaaaagaaatttgttgagttttaatgacatatattctcatgggtatgatactgagacgataactgatggaaatcaaaaatatatgtgtcttgccacatataaatcaggaaagaaatatgtggttgaaaaattatcaatactctctactggattgcattatacacatataaggtcaatcgaatcaaatatggtggttaatagttcctcaatattaaccaattggcatgatcgattgagacatcctggttcaataatgatgcgaagaattattgaaaatacgcatgatCATCCGTTGAAAGACCAgtagatctttcagaataataagtttcaatgttaagcatgttctcttgaaaaacttattataagatcaTCGctagctaaaatccaaacagaatcacccatatttcttgaacgcattcagggtgatatttgtgggccaattcatccaccatatggaccatttcgatattttatggtattgatcgatgcttctagcagatggtcacatgtatgcttattgtcaactcggaatgtggcatttgcaagattaatggctcaaataataaaattgcggaatcaatttctcgattatacaatcaagaaaataagacttgataatgctgaagaatttacttcccaaactttcaatgactattgtatgtcaatgggaattactgttgaacatactgttgctcatgttcatacacaaaatggattagctgaatcattgattaaacgtctacaactgattgctagaccaatgattatgagaacaaaactccctatttctatatggagacatgcaattttacatgatgcggcattaattcgcatcagaccaagtgcatatcataaattctccccattgcagcttgcatttggtaaagaaccaaatatttctcatctgagaatttttggatgtatggtgtatgtgcctattgcaccacctcaacgatcaaaaatgggtcctcaaagaaaaatcggcatttatatcggttatgatagcccatcaatcattcgatatcttgagcctcagacaggcgatgtgtttacagcacgttttgctgattgtcattttaatgaagaaatcttcccaatgttagggggagaaaagaaacacatcgaaaaagaaatcacatggtatgtaccatcattgttacatttggatccaaggaccaaacaatgtaagaaagatgtacaacaaattgtgcacttgcaaagaattgcaaatcaaatgccagatgcatttgtagacacaaaaggggtaacaaaatcatatatacatgctgtaaatgcccctgctcgaatcgaaattccaaagaaacaaattgaagacactcatgatgtcataaaacgcttgaagcgtggaaggccagtcggttccaaggataaaaatcctcggaaaagaaaaggcatagagaaacacgatgatcataaaatagaaaatggtgttccagaagaaataCCTGATGAtaaaaatgttctgtcagaaccacaaactgacgagaatcgtgaaatctctatcaattatattaatactggaaaaatatggaaccgaaaagatatagaagatattgatgagatagtttcttataatgtggcatgtgacatcataaatgaaaacgaggatcatgaaccaaaaacctttggtgaatgtaaaactcgtcatgattgggcaaaatggaaagatgccatccaagttgaattggattcgctaaataaacgtaatgtttttggacctgtAGTCcccacacctgaaggtgtaaaacctgttggatacaaatgggtttttattcgaaagcaaaatgagaaaaatgaaatagtaagatataaagctagacttgttgcacaaggtttttctcaaaggcctggaattgattatgaagaaacgtattctcctgttatggatgcaattatgtttcgatatttgattagtttggcagtgtctgaaaatttggaaatgtgtttgatggatgttgttacggcttacttatacggatcacttgatagtgatatatacatgaagatccctgaaggatttaagatgtctgaggcacaaagttcaaaacccaaagaattttattctgtaaaattgcaaagatcattatatgggttgaagcaatccggccgaatgtgatataatcggctaagtgaacacttgatgaaaaagggatatgtaaatgatccaatatgcccttgtgttttcatcaagaaaacaacatccggatgtgtaattattgttgtatatgttgatgatttaaacatcattggaacgaataaaaaaattcaagaggttatgaagtacttgaaggaagaattcgaaatgaaggatcttgaaaaaaccaagtactgtctgggtttgcaaatagaacaaaaagaatgtgaaatttttgttcaccagacaaattatacagaaaagatacttaaacgttttaatatggataaatcaaatccattaagtactccaatggttgtaagatcattaaacatagaaaaggatccattccgtccatgtgaagatgatgaagttattcttggtccagaagtaccatatctaagtgtcattggtgcccttatgtatcttgcaaattgcactagaccagatatatcttttgctgtaaatttattggcaagatttagttcatatccaacaaagaggcactggaacggaattaaacatatatttcgttatctacgaggaacgacagatttgggacttttgtaagacaccaatcaaagtatcattggttatgccgatgatggatatttatctgatccacataaggcacgttcccaaaccggatatgtatttactcgtggaggcaccgcaatttcttggcgttcacagaaacaaacactcgtaacaacttcatcaaatcacgctgagattattgcgctacatgaagcaagccgtgaatgtgtttggctaaaatcaattacacaacatatccaaacttcttgtggattatcagtagacaagaagcctgtgacgttgtatgaagacaatgttgcatgtattgctcaaatgaaagaaggatacatcaaaagtgacagaacaaaacatatacccccaaagttctttgcctacactcaagagcttgaaaagaataaagatattgatatctgttatattcaatcaagtgaaaactcatcagatctcttcacaaaggcacttcccacgacgatattcagaaagcatatatacaacattgagATGCGCAATCTgcgaaatatgtgaagaatcactcatgttaacatgagggggagtttacgtggctgcactcttttttccttactatggtttttatccactgggtttttcctagtaaggtttttaacgaagcagtataaaacacgtaatgaagacagtcatcatatcacaatcatcatcacaagggggagtgttgaaaaatattattattattaatattatgttgaatattgagttgtaaaatatgaaaaattagtttgtgatgatgtagatgatgatgtatttatttttggactaatctcaaatgtgaatttataaataagtcttcatttgtgatgaaaaatacaattgagttgagagaaaaatattataaaatgtagagtttgatatattttgaattttgaagtatttactttttaccgtaaatttttactttttcacaacaattaaaaaattattaacacCAGAAAGAAACCACTAAACATCACGGGATTCATTCAGGATTTGGGCTTGTGGTGAAAAGTCCATTTTCCCTTTTTTCGTGATTGGTGATTATTAACATACCTAGATGTGAAAAATAAATGAaccaatataaaaatttaaatattcatttgaTTAAATATGACATTTTCACCCATTAAATTTGTCGTGAGTAGCTTACGTTCTACGGAATGCCCAATTAACGGGAACATGCAAAAACTAATATCTTAATTaggtaataaaaaaaataaagaaagaaagattAGTAGCGATCCACAGTTGATAATATCTAAAACTTGCTTCATCTGATGTTACAAATTATAATAGAACAAGCTACCAACATAAAATCTCACAATGATTTATAAAAAGCTTCAACCTTGATGCAGATTGCTCAAAATAAATGCAGAATTAATATGGATTATACCGACTGCGCCCACGGCCACTGTCACCACCACGTCGACCGCCACTCGAACTTCCACCTGCACCACCGCTTCTGCCACCACCACCTCTTTGCTGTGGCTGTGGGGTGAGTGGCTGTACTCCAGGTTGTTGCCTACACAGAGCAGCATAGTTTCATGAAAGAACAGCACAACAAAACTAAAACATACGTTTAATTAAAACGGCATATGTCT
It encodes:
- the LOC140886329 gene encoding uncharacterized protein encodes the protein MGCVSSKQIKKEAEEQNLDAKLEDDTKHLVSLTSSTYGVLNLEAETQQKKKQESQQQKKKVQKCRKLDAKTSPPREEPAEIINTWELMKGLEEEVLPVCVQAMISPKSSLLLRGFLDIDRISPLKFLNQMGSPRKLKRFAGKENKGRVIHGVGSLENSPKMVLKECNKSMDNCLRPSPNGEVISAKRSLGKVFCPKVVASVKKNVSEEEQDIKKIISTSSTPTSRMATNYSQDSDTLFDMYGEKCPPGGENAVVLYTTTLRSIRKTFEDCNATRSIIESHHVRMFERDVSLHSPFKEELRALMGTKDVKLPLVFVKGRMIGGVDEMVRLDEEGKLDILLHGIPRETVRCRGCAGIRFIMCKDCGGSSKILGEDGKKSLKCKECNENGLILCSLCC